The Ziziphus jujuba cultivar Dongzao chromosome 7, ASM3175591v1 genome includes a region encoding these proteins:
- the LOC107425128 gene encoding uncharacterized protein At4g38062 isoform X1, which translates to MDKVYEELDEAKAEIEKLRAEYRGKTEAYENLKKAHNEQLINVQDANLKFQKQVQELNEKADENSVLKQMCDDLQSSLNEKESTVKHLRTLYDKLRVDCDEKFRTWEEEKRGLLSALDEANEKNFDHEQQIHGYKEEIESLKRCLAVSQKKCLEAEKKANATKEVRDGDDMLLQLEDENRKIEDQLKWKKEQFAHLEEAHEKMRDQFRESMKEWELEKSSLLEEIGSLQTSLDSQISISEDLQNQIKMLNQALAHEESRRKRLEVQVSEYSTQLENVSGEYHDAKSELGCLTSPRDKEIVSLRNLLAQKETSYKEMEYQAGKLEQENQELRISLKELQEARIQEASAVSSLAKLRNKLKSLEQMHKETTANIGVKEAEWSSQLEKMTEDLNNQRSRLESKDAYIEKLRMELKHMHGDSAENLRANEAESVQLESLITDLNNYKSDLEKREATIAELRMKLEQMHGDSTADSRDIEPEWKSNQLEKLTGDLNKYRFELENKDAVIKELRTELEGCHSSNIQLKLQNEEISMMLLVFQLGISEAQLKIAKEITEMTRTDKENEEKIYLLMQQLEMRNSPLVRLQTDLEEEHEKATSLLQKIDSLDLNGNQKLLMPNEVDRYEEMLMESSMRELFLKEHLFELATALEKKHRKVCDDLDRINTELAEKICDGNEIEFELYIWKSIAERLKVDLEENNEKRKGLEASLLAQIDVGEIIKQEKECLVHVLEEKDKTIENLHQKIGLLEQKLKSRDIGAETTKWEVDISSESEKASFLQITREKDEILGQLQKEVGWLEQESLRRELEGFLLAQIGAETTFEHEKETLIQLVEQKNQRVSDIMHLAKSSENKFNSSLISLSSQLAEKQTEIDLVHEAWEKIAAAEIMAALEIEEKKLMVLELEDDINNIKEKMELQKKSLCDSEQQALKVEEKLEAKELEMKTLTDQMNTKLINADAEIEELKSERRNLIEDVIKLSSERENLLGFIGGLGDRISGLSSTDKQLMDMLEGIMLSFDNSGCSEREMKMGNPIRKSVDAPVAMKRIEAVSDVRAPFREINN; encoded by the coding sequence ATGGACAAGGTTTATGAAGAGCTTGATGAAGCAAAAGCTGAGATCGAGAAGCTCAGGGCAGAATACAGAGGAAAAACAGAAGCATATGAAAACTTAAAGAAAGCCCACAATGAGCAGCTCATTAACGTCCAGGAtgctaatttaaaatttcagaaGCAGGTTCAAGAGCTAAATGAAAAGGCAGATGAAAACTCTGTTCTGAAGCAGATGTGTGATGATCTACAAAGCAGTTTGAATGAAAAAGAGTCTACGGTAAAACATCTTCGTACTTTATATGATAAACTTCGAGTTGATTGTGATGAGAAGTTCAGAACGTGGGAAGAGGAAAAACGAGGGTTGTTATCGGCTTTGGATGAGGCGAATGAGAAGAATTTTGATCATGAGCAACAGATTCATGGATATAAAGAAGAAATTGAAAGCCTCAAACGTTGTTTAGCTGTATCACAGAAAAAATGTTTGGAAGCAGAGAAGAAAGCCAATGCAACCAAAGAAGTGAGAGATGGGGATGATATGCTGCTCCAACTAGAAGATGAAAACAGGAAGATTGAAGATCAACTAAAATGGAAGAAGGAGCAGTTTGCGCATCTAGAAGAAGCGCATGAAAAGATGCGAGATCAGTTTAGAGAAAGCATGAAGGAGTGGGAGCTGGAGAAGTCTTCATTGCTTGAGGAGATTGGTTCACTGCAAACAAGCTTAGACTCCCAAATCAGTATTTCAGAAGATCTTCAAAACCAGATAAAGATGCTCAACCAAGCCCTGGCACATGAAGAAAGCCGGAGAAAGCGTCTAGAAGTTCAAGTTTCTGAATATTCGACTCAACTGGAGAATGTTTCAGGTGAGTACCATGATGCAAAATCTGAACTGGGATGCTTGACTTCTCCGAGGGACAAAGAAATTGTATCTCTAAGAAATTTGCTGGCCCAGAAGGAGACTTCTTATAAAGAAATGGAATATCAAGCAGGAAAACTGGAACAAGAAAATCAGGAGTTGCGAATTTCCCTCAAAGAACTCCAAGAAGCTCGAATACAAGAAGCATCAGCTGTATCTTCCCTAGCAAAGCTGCGTAACAAGCTCAAAAGTTTGGAGCAGATGCATAAAGAGACAACCGCTAATATAGGGGTTAAAGAAGCTGAGTGGAGCTCTCAACTGGAAAAGATGACAGAGGACCTAAACAACCAGAGGTCTAGGTTAGAGAGTAAAGATGCATATATAGAGAAGCTGAGGATGGAGTTGAAGCATATGCATGGAGATTCTGCTGAAAATCTCAGGGCTAACGAAGCTGAAAGCGTTCAGTTGGAAAGCTTGATAACAGACTTGAACAATTATAAGTCTGATCTAGAAAAAAGAGAGGCAACGATAGCAGAGCTTAGGATGAAGTTGGAACAGATGCATGGGGATTCTACTGCAGATTCCAGGGATATAGAACCTGAATGGAAGAGCAATCAACTGGAAAAATTGACAGGAGATCTGAACAAGTACAGATTTGAGCTAGAAAATAAAGATGCAGTCATAAAAGAGCTGAGGACGGAGTTGGAAGGTTGTCATTCTTCAAATATACAGCTGAAGTTGCAGAATGAGGAGATCTCTATGATGCTGCTGGTGTTCCAACTTGGAATCTCTGAGGCTCAATTGAAGATTGCAAAAGAAATCACTGAAATGACCAGGACTGACAAAGAGAACGAAGAGAAGATTTATTTACTGATGCAACAGCTGGAGATGAGAAATTCTCCTCTGGTTAGATTGCAGACAGATTTGGAAGAAGAACATGAGAAGGCAACATCTCTGTTGCAAAAGATTGACTCCTTGGATCTCAATGGCAATCAGAAGCTTCTAATGCCGAATGAAGTGGACAGATATGAGGAAATGCTCATGGAATCGTCCATGCGTGAACTTTTCCTGAAAGAACATCTTTTTGAGTTGGCAACTGCCTTGGAAAAGAAACATAGGAAAGTTTGTGATGATTTAGACAGAATTAATACTGAGTTGGCTGAGAAAATTTGCGATGgaaatgaaattgaatttgaattgtATATTTGGAAATCAATTGCTGAACGTCTAAAAGTTGATCTTGAAGAAAACAACGAAAAGCGTAAAGGGTTAGAAGCTTCCCTTCTTGCACAAATAGATGTTGGAGAAATCATCAAGCAAGAAAAAGAGTGTCTCGTCCATGTGttagaagaaaaagacaaaacaatAGAGAACCTCCACCAGAAAATTGGGTTACTTGAGCAGAAGCTTAAATCAAGAGATATTGGTGCTGAAACCACAAAGTGGGAAGTAGATATTTCCTCTGAGTCAGAAAAAGCAAGCTTCCTCCAGATTACAAGAGAGAAGGATGAGATATTGGGACAACTTCAGAAAGAAGTTGGGTGGCTAGAGCAAGAATCATTGAGAAGAGAACTCGAAGGTTTTCTTCTTGCACAAATTGGTGCAGAAACAACATTTGAGCACGAGAAAGAGACACTTATCCAGCTTGTGGAGCAGAAAAACCAGAGGGTGAGTGATATCATGCATCTTGCGAAGTCATCGGAAAATAAGTTTAATAGCTCATTAATTTCTTTGTCTTCACAGCTTGCTGAGAAACAGACAGAGATTGATCTGGTCCATGAAGCTTGGGAGAAAATTGCAGCTGCCGAGATTATGGCTGCCCTAGAAATTGAAGAGAAAAAGTTGATGGTCTTGGAACTTGAGGATGACATCAATAACATAAAGGAGAAAATGGAATTGCAAAAGAAATCCCTGTGTGATTCAGAACAGCAAGCATTAAAGGTGGAAGAAAAATTGGAAGCAAAAGAGTTGGAAATGAAGACACTGACTGATCAAATGAACACGAAGCTGATAAATGCAGATGCTGAAATTGAGGAGCTCAAGAGTGAAAGAAGAAACTTAATTGAAGATGTCATCAAGTTATCTTCAGAAAGAGAAAACTTATTGGGCTTCATTGGGGGTCTGGGTGATAGGATTAGTGGGTTATCCAGTACAGACAAACAACTTATGGATATGTTGGAGGGGATAATGCTCTCATTTGACAACTCTGGTTGTTCagagagagagatgaaaatGGGCAACCCTATAAGAAAGAGTGTGGATGCCCCAGTTGCAATGAAGAGAATTGAAGCTGTTTCTGATGTAAGAGCCCCGTTCAGAGAGATCAACAACTAG
- the LOC107425128 gene encoding uncharacterized protein At4g38062 isoform X2 produces MDKVYEELDEAKAEIEKLRAEYRGKTEAYENLKKAHNEQLINVQDANLKFQKQVQELNEKADENSVLKQMCDDLQSSLNEKESTVKHLRTLYDKLRVDCDEKFRTWEEEKRGLLSALDEANEKNFDHEQQIHGYKEEIESLKRCLAVSQKKCLEAEKKANATKEVRDGDDMLLQLEDENRKIEDQLKWKKEQFAHLEEAHEKMRDQFRESMKEWELEKSSLLEEIGSLQTSLDSQISISEDLQNQIKMLNQALAHEESRRKRLEVQVSEYSTQLENVSGEYHDAKSELGCLTSPRDKEIVSLRNLLAQKETSYKEMEYQAGKLEQENQELRISLKELQEARIQEASAVSSLAKLRNKLKSLEQMHKETTANIGVKEAEWSSQLEKMTEDLNNQRSRLESKDAYIEKLRMELKHMHGDSAENLRANEAESVQLESLITDLNNYKSDLEKREATIAELRMKLEQMHGDSTADSRDIEPEWKSNQLEKLTGDLNKYRFELENKDAVIKELRTELEGCHSSNIQLKLQNEEISMMLLVFQLGISEAQLKIAKEITEMTRTDKENEEKIYLLMQQLEMRNSPLVRLQTDLEEEHEKATSLLQKIDSLDLNGNQKLLMPNEVDRYEEMLMESSMRELFLKEHLFELATALEKKHRKVCDDLDRINTELAEKICDGNEIEFELYIWKSIAERLKVDLEENNEKRKGLEASLLAQIDVGEIIKQEKECLVHVLEEKDKTIENLHQKIGLLEQKLKSRDIGAETTKWEVDISSESEKASFLQITREKDEILGQLQKEVGWLEQESLRRELEGFLLAQIGAETTFEHEKETLIQLVEQKNQRLAEKQTEIDLVHEAWEKIAAAEIMAALEIEEKKLMVLELEDDINNIKEKMELQKKSLCDSEQQALKVEEKLEAKELEMKTLTDQMNTKLINADAEIEELKSERRNLIEDVIKLSSERENLLGFIGGLGDRISGLSSTDKQLMDMLEGIMLSFDNSGCSEREMKMGNPIRKSVDAPVAMKRIEAVSDVRAPFREINN; encoded by the exons ATGGACAAGGTTTATGAAGAGCTTGATGAAGCAAAAGCTGAGATCGAGAAGCTCAGGGCAGAATACAGAGGAAAAACAGAAGCATATGAAAACTTAAAGAAAGCCCACAATGAGCAGCTCATTAACGTCCAGGAtgctaatttaaaatttcagaaGCAGGTTCAAGAGCTAAATGAAAAGGCAGATGAAAACTCTGTTCTGAAGCAGATGTGTGATGATCTACAAAGCAGTTTGAATGAAAAAGAGTCTACGGTAAAACATCTTCGTACTTTATATGATAAACTTCGAGTTGATTGTGATGAGAAGTTCAGAACGTGGGAAGAGGAAAAACGAGGGTTGTTATCGGCTTTGGATGAGGCGAATGAGAAGAATTTTGATCATGAGCAACAGATTCATGGATATAAAGAAGAAATTGAAAGCCTCAAACGTTGTTTAGCTGTATCACAGAAAAAATGTTTGGAAGCAGAGAAGAAAGCCAATGCAACCAAAGAAGTGAGAGATGGGGATGATATGCTGCTCCAACTAGAAGATGAAAACAGGAAGATTGAAGATCAACTAAAATGGAAGAAGGAGCAGTTTGCGCATCTAGAAGAAGCGCATGAAAAGATGCGAGATCAGTTTAGAGAAAGCATGAAGGAGTGGGAGCTGGAGAAGTCTTCATTGCTTGAGGAGATTGGTTCACTGCAAACAAGCTTAGACTCCCAAATCAGTATTTCAGAAGATCTTCAAAACCAGATAAAGATGCTCAACCAAGCCCTGGCACATGAAGAAAGCCGGAGAAAGCGTCTAGAAGTTCAAGTTTCTGAATATTCGACTCAACTGGAGAATGTTTCAGGTGAGTACCATGATGCAAAATCTGAACTGGGATGCTTGACTTCTCCGAGGGACAAAGAAATTGTATCTCTAAGAAATTTGCTGGCCCAGAAGGAGACTTCTTATAAAGAAATGGAATATCAAGCAGGAAAACTGGAACAAGAAAATCAGGAGTTGCGAATTTCCCTCAAAGAACTCCAAGAAGCTCGAATACAAGAAGCATCAGCTGTATCTTCCCTAGCAAAGCTGCGTAACAAGCTCAAAAGTTTGGAGCAGATGCATAAAGAGACAACCGCTAATATAGGGGTTAAAGAAGCTGAGTGGAGCTCTCAACTGGAAAAGATGACAGAGGACCTAAACAACCAGAGGTCTAGGTTAGAGAGTAAAGATGCATATATAGAGAAGCTGAGGATGGAGTTGAAGCATATGCATGGAGATTCTGCTGAAAATCTCAGGGCTAACGAAGCTGAAAGCGTTCAGTTGGAAAGCTTGATAACAGACTTGAACAATTATAAGTCTGATCTAGAAAAAAGAGAGGCAACGATAGCAGAGCTTAGGATGAAGTTGGAACAGATGCATGGGGATTCTACTGCAGATTCCAGGGATATAGAACCTGAATGGAAGAGCAATCAACTGGAAAAATTGACAGGAGATCTGAACAAGTACAGATTTGAGCTAGAAAATAAAGATGCAGTCATAAAAGAGCTGAGGACGGAGTTGGAAGGTTGTCATTCTTCAAATATACAGCTGAAGTTGCAGAATGAGGAGATCTCTATGATGCTGCTGGTGTTCCAACTTGGAATCTCTGAGGCTCAATTGAAGATTGCAAAAGAAATCACTGAAATGACCAGGACTGACAAAGAGAACGAAGAGAAGATTTATTTACTGATGCAACAGCTGGAGATGAGAAATTCTCCTCTGGTTAGATTGCAGACAGATTTGGAAGAAGAACATGAGAAGGCAACATCTCTGTTGCAAAAGATTGACTCCTTGGATCTCAATGGCAATCAGAAGCTTCTAATGCCGAATGAAGTGGACAGATATGAGGAAATGCTCATGGAATCGTCCATGCGTGAACTTTTCCTGAAAGAACATCTTTTTGAGTTGGCAACTGCCTTGGAAAAGAAACATAGGAAAGTTTGTGATGATTTAGACAGAATTAATACTGAGTTGGCTGAGAAAATTTGCGATGgaaatgaaattgaatttgaattgtATATTTGGAAATCAATTGCTGAACGTCTAAAAGTTGATCTTGAAGAAAACAACGAAAAGCGTAAAGGGTTAGAAGCTTCCCTTCTTGCACAAATAGATGTTGGAGAAATCATCAAGCAAGAAAAAGAGTGTCTCGTCCATGTGttagaagaaaaagacaaaacaatAGAGAACCTCCACCAGAAAATTGGGTTACTTGAGCAGAAGCTTAAATCAAGAGATATTGGTGCTGAAACCACAAAGTGGGAAGTAGATATTTCCTCTGAGTCAGAAAAAGCAAGCTTCCTCCAGATTACAAGAGAGAAGGATGAGATATTGGGACAACTTCAGAAAGAAGTTGGGTGGCTAGAGCAAGAATCATTGAGAAGAGAACTCGAAGGTTTTCTTCTTGCACAAATTGGTGCAGAAACAACATTTGAGCACGAGAAAGAGACACTTATCCAGCTTGTGGAGCAGAAAAACCAGAGG CTTGCTGAGAAACAGACAGAGATTGATCTGGTCCATGAAGCTTGGGAGAAAATTGCAGCTGCCGAGATTATGGCTGCCCTAGAAATTGAAGAGAAAAAGTTGATGGTCTTGGAACTTGAGGATGACATCAATAACATAAAGGAGAAAATGGAATTGCAAAAGAAATCCCTGTGTGATTCAGAACAGCAAGCATTAAAGGTGGAAGAAAAATTGGAAGCAAAAGAGTTGGAAATGAAGACACTGACTGATCAAATGAACACGAAGCTGATAAATGCAGATGCTGAAATTGAGGAGCTCAAGAGTGAAAGAAGAAACTTAATTGAAGATGTCATCAAGTTATCTTCAGAAAGAGAAAACTTATTGGGCTTCATTGGGGGTCTGGGTGATAGGATTAGTGGGTTATCCAGTACAGACAAACAACTTATGGATATGTTGGAGGGGATAATGCTCTCATTTGACAACTCTGGTTGTTCagagagagagatgaaaatGGGCAACCCTATAAGAAAGAGTGTGGATGCCCCAGTTGCAATGAAGAGAATTGAAGCTGTTTCTGATGTAAGAGCCCCGTTCAGAGAGATCAACAACTAG
- the LOC107425127 gene encoding uncharacterized protein LOC107425127: MVDDEKVKNEALQIIGQYQNLPRLVVFDLDYTLWPFYCECRYEDETPYLYREVRGILYALKQKGIDMAVASRSPTADIAQAFLHKLGFQSLFLAHEIFSSWTHKTEHFQKIHRKTAVPFTSMLFFDDEDRNIEAVSNMGVTSILVDDGVNLDALRQGLAEFSLKASSSHSRRSMNG, from the exons atggTAGACGACGAGAAGGTGAAGAACGAAGCGTTGCAGATAATAGGGCAGTACCAGAATCTGCCTCGCCTTGTCGTCTTCGATCTCGATTACACTCTCTGGCCCTTCTATTG TGAGTGTCGGTACGAGGATGAAACGCCGTATTTGTATCGGGAGGTCAGAGGCATTTTGTATGCACTGAAACAGAAAGGAATCGACATGGCTGTTGCTTCAAGGTCACCTACAGCCGACATAGCCCAAGCATTTCTTCACAAATTGGGTTTTCAGTCCCTTTTTCTGGCCCAT GAGATATTCTCAAGTTGGACTCATAAAACAGAGCATTTccaaaaaattcatagaaaaaCCGCTGTACCGTTTACTTCGATGCTTTTCTTTGATGATGAGGACAGGAATATTGAAGCG GTATCAAATATGGGTGTAACAAGCATTTTGGTTGATGATGGGGTGAATCTTGATGCTTTGAGGCAGGGATTAGCAGAATTTTCTCTGAAGGCCAGTTCATCTCATTCTCGCAGGAGTATGAATGGTTAA